From one Pseudothermotoga sp. genomic stretch:
- a CDS encoding metallophosphatase family protein yields the protein MRIAFIGDVHANLSALEAVLKDASERKVDAIYCLGDIVGYGPDPDEVVKVISRYPCVAGNYDDAVGHEKSSCGCEYKPGRESEVGDISLNWTIENTKVETKHFLRGLPKRLSIEIEGVRILLVHASPLDELYEYVTPNTPSKRFEELAKSFEEDVVVSGHTHLPMAKYCFGKLFFNCGSVGRPKDGDNKSCYLLLNVERGVIDHQFVRVKYDVKSVCERIVKAGLPLELALVLALGESYDMGKGKVEFFVR from the coding sequence ATGAGGATCGCTTTCATCGGCGATGTGCACGCCAATTTGTCGGCGTTGGAAGCTGTTTTGAAAGATGCCAGTGAAAGGAAAGTCGATGCGATTTATTGTCTTGGAGACATCGTCGGATACGGACCAGACCCAGATGAAGTCGTGAAGGTCATTTCGAGATATCCCTGCGTTGCGGGGAACTACGATGATGCCGTTGGTCATGAGAAGTCAAGTTGCGGTTGCGAATACAAACCCGGTAGGGAATCTGAAGTTGGAGATATCTCACTCAACTGGACGATAGAAAACACAAAGGTTGAAACAAAACACTTCCTCAGGGGGCTTCCAAAAAGATTGAGTATAGAGATTGAAGGTGTAAGGATCCTTCTAGTGCATGCCAGCCCACTAGATGAACTGTACGAGTATGTCACACCAAACACACCTTCAAAAAGGTTTGAAGAATTGGCGAAAAGTTTCGAAGAAGATGTCGTTGTGAGTGGGCACACACACTTACCGATGGCGAAGTATTGTTTTGGAAAGCTTTTCTTCAACTGTGGTAGTGTGGGTCGACCGAAAGATGGTGATAACAAATCGTGTTATCTTCTATTGAACGTGGAAAGAGGCGTGATAGATCACCAATTTGTGAGAGTGAAATACGATGTGAAAAGTGTGTGTGAGAGGATCGTGAAAGCTGGACTTCCATTAGAGTTGGCCCTCGTTCTGGCACTCGGTGAAAGTTATGACATGGGAAAAGGAAAAGTCGAGTTTTTTGTACGATAA
- the rsmG gene encoding 16S rRNA (guanine(527)-N(7))-methyltransferase RsmG, with protein sequence MKSILTSYGISLSEERAKLIVEYLSLLLEAPMNLSGIEEFEEAVHKHVADVLLPTKMLQGNLLDVGTGGGIPGLILSIVYPVKSVLVDSSRKKTIWLEKTVEKLNLKNVEVVCSRVESLGETFREAFDYVTARAVAPLRVLLELCVPFCKVEGILLLYKGPNWMEEMKESRNALKVLNVQLEEKIEYKLFMGENRVLLKFRKLLPTDPIYPRETRKIIKRPL encoded by the coding sequence ATGAAGTCGATATTGACAAGCTACGGCATCTCACTGAGTGAAGAAAGAGCGAAATTGATCGTTGAATATCTGTCACTACTGCTTGAAGCACCGATGAATTTGTCGGGTATTGAAGAGTTCGAAGAGGCCGTTCACAAACACGTTGCAGATGTCTTGTTACCAACGAAGATGCTCCAGGGAAACTTGCTAGATGTAGGCACCGGTGGAGGAATTCCCGGTTTGATACTTTCCATAGTCTATCCTGTGAAAAGTGTTTTGGTGGATTCTTCGAGAAAAAAGACGATTTGGTTGGAGAAAACCGTCGAGAAGTTGAATCTGAAAAATGTTGAAGTGGTCTGTTCAAGAGTTGAATCTCTTGGAGAAACTTTTAGAGAAGCTTTTGACTACGTTACTGCGAGGGCTGTGGCACCCTTGAGGGTCCTTCTGGAGCTCTGTGTTCCCTTTTGCAAGGTGGAAGGAATCCTGCTGTTGTACAAAGGTCCAAATTGGATGGAAGAGATGAAAGAATCGAGGAACGCTTTGAAAGTTTTGAATGTCCAGCTCGAAGAGAAAATTGAGTACAAGTTATTCATGGGTGAAAACAGGGTGCTTTTAAAATTTAGGAAGTTGTTGCCAACGGATCCGATCTACCCAAGAGAAACGAGAAAGATCATCAAGCGACCACTTTGA
- the rsmI gene encoding 16S rRNA (cytidine(1402)-2'-O)-methyltransferase, whose amino-acid sequence MLDMSIRAIKALREADVVLAEDTRRTSKLLKFYRIEGKQLISYGVHNQTKSIPMILNLLNEGKKVCLVTDSGMPSVADPGGHLVDACWRKGIELDIMPGPSALTCAMSLCGFDTSRLLFVGFLPRGKKRRKLFRELKGKKMVLIFFESAGRLQATFKDMLEIFGDCEIFVGREMTKMFQQLYRGKISEALELFKDSKGEITVAVNLRGREKS is encoded by the coding sequence ATGCTCGATATGAGTATAAGAGCGATCAAAGCTTTACGTGAAGCGGATGTTGTGCTTGCAGAAGATACCAGAAGGACTTCGAAGCTGCTCAAGTTCTATAGAATAGAAGGAAAACAACTCATCTCTTACGGTGTGCACAACCAAACTAAGAGCATACCTATGATCCTGAACCTTCTCAACGAAGGGAAAAAGGTATGCTTGGTGACCGATTCTGGCATGCCATCGGTGGCAGATCCTGGAGGACACCTTGTAGATGCATGTTGGAGGAAAGGTATAGAGCTCGACATTATGCCTGGACCGAGCGCACTCACGTGTGCCATGTCTTTGTGTGGCTTCGACACTTCTCGGCTTCTTTTCGTTGGATTTTTGCCACGTGGTAAGAAGAGGAGAAAGCTTTTCAGAGAGCTGAAGGGGAAAAAAATGGTCTTGATCTTCTTCGAATCGGCCGGTAGGCTACAAGCAACTTTCAAGGATATGTTGGAAATCTTCGGAGATTGTGAGATATTCGTTGGTAGAGAGATGACTAAGATGTTTCAACAACTCTACAGAGGTAAAATCAGCGAAGCGTTGGAATTGTTCAAAGATTCGAAGGGTGAGATAACTGTGGCTGTCAATTTGAGGGGGAGGGAAAAATCTTGA
- the lptC gene encoding LPS export ABC transporter periplasmic protein LptC, with product MKKILLSFLLLLSLSLSFGKTVHIVSNYVKPERDRAHYEGNVKVQVDEDKLKLSCQSMVVSKLQNEWRLIDATSTFIEFDGGEATATNLKYDLRTKSGTLSGKVEAKIKDEGSSDIVQLNTEKLIFDLDKNIFQTDTQVQIVKGNIEASAKSLFYDKKAGLIRLTGSVVLVDREKNLKMWADTVEIKTATDEMNATNAKVEIVVKE from the coding sequence ATGAAGAAGATCCTTCTGAGCTTTTTGCTTCTGCTTTCCTTGAGCCTTTCCTTTGGAAAGACTGTGCACATCGTTTCAAACTACGTTAAACCAGAAAGAGACAGAGCCCATTACGAGGGAAACGTGAAAGTTCAAGTTGATGAAGACAAACTGAAACTTTCCTGCCAATCTATGGTTGTGTCGAAACTCCAAAACGAATGGAGGTTGATCGACGCAACCTCGACCTTCATTGAGTTCGATGGTGGTGAAGCCACCGCTACAAACTTGAAATACGATCTGAGAACCAAAAGTGGTACACTTTCAGGAAAGGTTGAGGCGAAGATAAAAGATGAAGGAAGTTCGGACATTGTACAACTGAACACGGAAAAGTTGATTTTTGACTTGGACAAAAACATTTTTCAAACAGACACGCAGGTTCAAATAGTCAAGGGAAACATCGAAGCTTCTGCGAAGAGTCTGTTCTACGACAAAAAGGCGGGTTTGATCAGGTTGACTGGTTCCGTCGTACTCGTGGATCGTGAAAAAAATCTGAAGATGTGGGCTGACACCGTCGAGATAAAGACGGCCACAGACGAGATGAACGCTACGAACGCGAAGGTAGAGATCGTTGTGAAGGAGTGA
- a CDS encoding MarR family transcriptional regulator: MKRDVEKLLREICFTIKVEGRLVLRDYPITAAQFDLLQRLYFRGPMKMVDLSQALGIAKSTLSGIVKRLESAGYVERKRGVDKRIYMIFVTNEGKKIIESVIERRVEFVGKVLQKMGEHRASELLKLLNQLKEEMEKCRSS, from the coding sequence TTGAAGAGAGATGTTGAGAAGCTGTTGAGAGAGATTTGCTTCACCATCAAGGTGGAAGGCAGACTCGTTTTGAGAGACTATCCCATCACTGCAGCACAGTTCGATCTGCTTCAGAGGCTTTATTTCAGAGGACCGATGAAAATGGTCGATCTGAGCCAAGCTTTGGGTATCGCCAAGAGTACTCTGAGCGGTATTGTAAAACGACTCGAGTCTGCCGGTTACGTTGAAAGAAAACGCGGTGTGGACAAAAGGATCTACATGATTTTCGTTACGAACGAAGGGAAAAAGATCATTGAGAGTGTTATCGAGAGAAGGGTGGAGTTCGTCGGAAAAGTGTTACAAAAAATGGGAGAACACAGAGCCTCTGAACTGCTCAAACTCCTCAATCAACTCAAGGAAGAGATGGAAAAGTGCAGAAGTTCTTGA
- a CDS encoding lipoate--protein ligase family protein has translation MLLLKTWNFPGKTNMALDVVLAENVKEPLLRLYTWARPTLSLGRHQRRVSLNLNYMEQAGIECVMRPTGGRAVLHWDELTYTVVVPAPHEFMKKSLQQFHLMVSERIAEALKNLDFSVSIESRKKILAESPACFEVTSTYELSLNGKKIVGSAQMRTKDFILEHGSILLRSHFEEYARCLNLKPEDLKDKFTGLQEISDVSFEKLVESLIESFSKVFGPVEHFKLNQALLDQVYKREGQFVCPAN, from the coding sequence ATGTTGTTGCTGAAAACGTGGAATTTTCCTGGGAAGACTAACATGGCATTGGATGTGGTACTCGCTGAGAACGTGAAAGAACCTTTGCTCAGACTCTACACTTGGGCAAGACCAACTCTTTCGCTTGGGAGACATCAAAGACGGGTGAGCTTGAATTTGAATTATATGGAACAAGCTGGCATCGAATGCGTGATGAGACCAACAGGTGGTAGAGCAGTGTTGCATTGGGATGAATTGACTTACACCGTCGTAGTTCCCGCTCCACACGAGTTCATGAAGAAGAGTTTGCAACAATTTCATTTGATGGTCAGTGAGAGGATCGCTGAGGCTCTGAAAAACCTCGATTTTTCAGTATCGATAGAATCAAGAAAGAAGATCCTCGCGGAAAGCCCCGCATGTTTCGAAGTTACCTCCACGTACGAACTTTCTCTGAATGGTAAAAAAATTGTAGGAAGTGCTCAGATGAGGACCAAGGATTTCATACTCGAACACGGTTCGATACTGTTGAGATCTCACTTTGAGGAATACGCACGATGCTTGAATTTGAAACCAGAAGATTTAAAAGATAAATTCACCGGTCTTCAAGAGATATCTGATGTGTCATTTGAAAAGCTTGTGGAAAGTTTGATCGAGTCGTTCTCTAAAGTATTTGGACCAGTCGAGCATTTCAAACTCAACCAAGCACTGCTGGACCAGGTTTACAAAAGGGAGGGACAGTTCGTTTGCCCGGCAAATTGA
- a CDS encoding PEGA domain-containing protein: protein MQKFLIPLLLGAQICLAITIVTNVPNVEVRLGSILLAVTDRNGVAEIDVSLPATLTFVKPGYISKSILLQDSEKSHFINLIAASNLQIFTEPSGATVWIDGKQVGSTPIELQLEPKDYEIVLQKEGFCRVKRSVALQPHEKKKLQIVLAKTPTVHINSNPPSRVWANGSYLGETPLSVELPAGEYSFKLEANDFFTSVEKVQISLDEEQYLEFSLTPSARLLVQASPPHAIVSLDGESKRQPASFDNLSLGEKIITVKAAGYEEKIMKVELKQGMNYVYVPLEPKLNRLNVIAPAEAMIFVDGKSVGRGPTSVKLSQGVHLVEARLGEKRWMGLIDLSKDEKIDVDFNVATILLLGDRKTIYTVEGVTQRPPALIYLPEGFHTIRIGERERTIEFLAGKLYTFSPEGIAYLCIFSDAVVECQVDNEFVGLSPVLFYPVKPGVRKVGTVGWERETMAEPSKVVYIRIGGD, encoded by the coding sequence GTGCAGAAGTTCTTGATCCCATTACTTTTGGGCGCTCAGATCTGTTTAGCCATCACCATCGTTACGAACGTGCCGAACGTCGAGGTGAGACTCGGCTCGATCTTACTTGCCGTCACCGACAGGAACGGTGTGGCTGAGATTGATGTGAGTTTACCAGCAACCCTAACTTTCGTCAAGCCTGGTTACATCAGCAAATCGATACTTCTGCAAGATTCAGAAAAAAGCCACTTCATAAACCTCATCGCCGCATCGAACCTCCAGATCTTCACTGAACCTTCCGGTGCTACTGTGTGGATCGATGGCAAACAGGTAGGTTCAACACCGATCGAGTTGCAGTTGGAACCTAAAGACTACGAAATCGTGTTACAAAAAGAAGGTTTCTGCAGAGTGAAAAGGTCCGTGGCACTGCAACCTCATGAGAAGAAAAAACTACAAATTGTGCTCGCCAAAACACCAACAGTGCACATCAATTCGAACCCTCCATCGAGAGTATGGGCAAATGGAAGTTACCTGGGTGAAACTCCGCTGAGCGTGGAATTACCCGCCGGTGAGTACAGTTTCAAGCTTGAAGCGAATGACTTTTTCACCAGTGTCGAAAAAGTTCAAATCTCCTTGGACGAAGAACAATATCTCGAATTTTCCCTCACGCCCAGTGCAAGGCTGCTCGTTCAGGCGAGTCCACCCCACGCGATAGTGTCACTGGATGGAGAAAGTAAAAGACAACCTGCCAGTTTTGATAATCTCTCACTTGGTGAGAAAATCATCACAGTCAAAGCAGCAGGTTACGAAGAAAAGATCATGAAGGTCGAGCTTAAACAAGGAATGAACTATGTTTATGTTCCGCTCGAACCGAAGTTAAATAGACTCAACGTGATCGCTCCAGCAGAGGCCATGATCTTCGTCGATGGAAAAAGTGTGGGGCGCGGTCCGACGAGTGTGAAACTTTCCCAAGGCGTACATCTGGTCGAGGCAAGATTGGGTGAAAAACGATGGATGGGACTCATAGATCTTTCAAAGGATGAAAAAATCGACGTCGACTTCAACGTTGCAACCATCTTGCTTTTGGGAGATAGAAAGACCATCTACACTGTGGAAGGCGTCACACAGAGACCCCCAGCGTTGATTTACTTACCCGAGGGCTTTCACACGATCAGAATTGGTGAAAGGGAAAGGACGATAGAATTTTTGGCTGGCAAGTTGTACACCTTTTCTCCAGAAGGGATCGCTTATTTGTGCATCTTCAGTGACGCCGTGGTTGAATGCCAAGTGGACAACGAATTTGTGGGCCTTTCTCCTGTGTTATTCTATCCAGTGAAACCTGGCGTTCGGAAAGTAGGCACCGTTGGGTGGGAAAGAGAAACGATGGCCGAGCCATCGAAGGTCGTTTACATCAGAATAGGAGGTGATTGA